The Psychrobacter sp. LV10R520-6 genome includes a region encoding these proteins:
- a CDS encoding PIN domain-containing protein, whose protein sequence is MTHHSIDKSKHVLLDANLLTMYLVAQLGDGEVESYKRTQEYTTADAKILDKTLLGFKSIITTPQVLTETANLLDWVSGAKRQLLFGYLSRFIVQTGEKYLPAKQIIISPAFIKLGLSDAALFDICHLDKCVLLTADLDLYGFAAGHGIEAINFNHLRNYL, encoded by the coding sequence GTGACTCATCATTCTATTGATAAATCCAAACACGTCTTGCTTGATGCCAATCTATTGACTATGTATCTGGTTGCCCAACTGGGTGATGGTGAAGTTGAGAGTTATAAGCGTACACAGGAATATACAACAGCTGATGCTAAGATATTGGATAAGACCCTGCTGGGGTTTAAATCTATTATTACCACCCCGCAAGTATTGACCGAAACCGCTAACTTGCTCGACTGGGTTAGCGGTGCAAAGCGACAGCTACTGTTTGGCTATTTAAGTCGTTTTATCGTTCAAACAGGTGAAAAATATCTTCCCGCCAAGCAAATTATAATAAGTCCTGCCTTTATTAAACTGGGCTTGTCCGATGCCGCCTTATTTGATATATGCCATTTGGATAAATGTGTATTATTAACCGCTGATCTTGATTTGTATGGCTTTGCAGCAGGTCATGGAATAGAAGCTATCAACTTTAACCACTTAAGAAACTATCTTTAA